The following proteins are co-located in the Apium graveolens cultivar Ventura chromosome 5, ASM990537v1, whole genome shotgun sequence genome:
- the LOC141661430 gene encoding CLAVATA3/ESR (CLE)-related protein 25-like has protein sequence MVGSRRISRGLLGAVFVIGILCLLCLGMISNQPRRLATVTVPSSQSFALIGNQRNSGHGASHLHYVSKRRVPNGSDPIHNRRAGKSTRPPVRA, from the exons ATGGTTGGAAGCCGTAGGATATCGAGAGGTTTGCTGGGAGCTGTTTTCGTAATAGGGATTCTTTGTTTACTGTGTTTAGGGATGATAAGCAATCAGCCAAGAAGATTGGCCACCGTTACTGTTCCATCAAGCCAAAGCTTCGCGCTTATAGGAAACCAGAGGAATTCCGGTCATGGTGCTTCTCATTTACATTATGTTAGTAAGAGAAGAGTGCCTAATGGCTCTGATCCTATCCACAACAG AAGAGCAGGGAAGTCTACTCGACCGCCTGTTCGAGCATGA
- the LOC141661801 gene encoding uncharacterized protein LOC141661801 isoform X1, whose translation MEFFNQAKAVKLRSHLDKFLTANPDEETVRQSRNGLSHKACWTVELVEGKSHVIRLKSCFGWYLTASDEPFLLGMTGKKVVQADTREASEEWEPIKEGNSHVKLRSKDGGMYLRANGGTPPWRNSITHDFPYTNATQSWVLWEVEAIDVSEFSESDHSFNSLDSNEPYADAHSHSDSPHQLMIQNGAKFNSFAISSQMSVMNASWIQLNGMEYFEKAKTVRLRNHHGKYLVADDDKSSVRQSRNVLSEKASWTVEFVSEKRNKIRLKSCHGLYLTAIDEPFLLGMTGKKVIQNLPATKLDSSIEWEPIKEGAYSKLKTNNGNFLRANWGTPPWRNSVTHDIPHRSATQDWILWEVEVLDFRAMPVEYDTRLTFSPSFSPAVHMLSPYPGPPLVLFKHEYSTIRMPSSGMEFFKKAKTVRLKSYHHKYLRADHDKENVFQHRQGSTKTALWRVEFVQGLETVVRLKSIFGLYLTATDQEKILGLTGQKVLQTMPTRLDSSVEWEPVREGSRVKLKTRYGNFLRANGGLPPWRNSITHDIPHRHNDWVLWDVDIVEIKADTPRKVESSENLDEDVTSPSIHVVSPEPSDNEDTETSPQVKSEGRMVYYTVADDEGNVDDHVDKKCFHFTGHKLKELAHQLEEETNMESVILCSRNPLNGKLYPLRLALPPNNASVHVVLVSSTSTVASEFD comes from the exons ATGGAATTTTTCAACCAGGCTAAAGCTGTTAAGCTCCGGAGCCACCTCGACAAGTTCCTGACCGCCAACCCTGATGAAGAAACTGTCAGGCAAAGCCGCAATGGTCTATCACACAAGGCTTGCTGGACAGTTGAGTTGGTGGAAGGCAAAAGCCACGTGATTCGTCTCAAGAGCTGCTTTGGTTGGTACCTCACCGCGTCTGACGAGCCTTTTCTGCTTGGAATGACAGGGAAGAAAGTGGTGCAGGCGGATACGAGGGAGGCATCGGAGGAGTGGGAGCCTATAAAGGAAGGTAATAGTCATGTCAAGTTAAGGAGTAAAGATGGAGGGATGTATTTGAGAGCTAATGGAGGTACACCTCCTTGGAGAAACTCTATTACTCATGATTTTCCTTATACAAATGCAACTCAGAGTTGGGTTCTGTGGGAAGTTGAAGCCATCGATGTATCTGAGTTTTCGGAATCTGATCATTCCTTCAACAGTTTGGACTCCAACGAACCATATGCAGATGCACATTCACATTCAGATTCTCCTCACCAG CTAATGATTCAAAACGGGGCGAAGTTCAACTCTTTCGCGATTAGTTCCCAGATGTCTGTGATGAATGCATCCTGGATACAGCTG AACGGGATGGAATATTTCGAGAAAGCAAAGACAGTGAGACTTCGAAACCATCATGGCAAGTATCTAGTAGCGGATGATGACAAATCAAGTGTTCGTCAGAGCCGCAATGTTTTATCAGAAAAAGCAAGCTGGACAGTTGAGTTCGTGTCTGAAAAACGAAACAAGATCCGTTTAAAGAGCTGTCACGGATTGTACCTTACAGCCATCGATGAACCGTTCCTTCTTGGCATGACTGGAAAGAAGGTGATACAGAATCTTCCAGCCACAAAACTGGACAGTTCCATTGAATGGGAGCCTATAAAAGAAGGAGCATACTCGAAACTTAAAACGAACAATGGGAACTTTTTGAGGGCTAATTGGGGTACACCCCCATGGAGAAACTCTGTAACACATGACATTCCACATAGAAGTGCAACACAAGATTGGATTTTATGGGAAGTTGAGGTACTAGATTTCAGAGCAATGCCTGTCGAATACGATACTCGACTTACATTTTCCCCGAGCTTCTCTCCTGCTGTTCACATGCTTTCTCCTTATCCCGGTCCGCCTCTGGTCCTCTTCAAACATGAGTACTCCACCATCAGAATGCCG AGCAGTGGAATGGAGTTTTTCAAGAAAGCAAAGACGGTTCGCCTTAAAAGCTACCATCACAAATACCTACGAGCCGATCATGACAAAGAAAATGTGTTCCAACATCGTCAAGGATCGACCAAAACTGCATTATGGAGAGTTGAGTTTGTTCAAGGCCTTGAAACCGTGGTTCGTTTGAAAAGTATTTTTGGTCTATATCTAACTGCCACGGATCAAGAAAAGATCCTGGGTCTTACGGGCCAGAAAGTCCTTCAAACTATGCCTACAAGATTGGATTCTTCCGTAGAATGGGAGCCTGTCAGAGAAGGTTCAAGAGTTAAGCTTAAAACAAGGTATGGTAATTTTCTGAGAGCAAATGGTGGATTGCCTCCTTGGAGAAACTCTATTACACATGACATTCCACATAGGCATAATGATTGGGTTCTTTGGGATGTTGACATTGTTGAGATAAAGGCTGATACTCCTAGAAAGGTCGAAAGCTCTGAAAATCTGGATGAGGATGTAACCTCTCCTTCCATTCATGTCGTATCTCCTGAACCATCCGATAATGAG GACACAGAAACCAGTCCACAGGTGAAATCAGAGGGGAGGATGGTTTATTATACTGTGGCGGATGATGAGGGGAATGTTGATGATCATGTTGACAAGAAATGTTTTCACTTCACAGGGCATAAACTGAAAGAATTGGCTCATCAGTTGGAGGAAGAAACAAATATGGAGAGTGTCATTTTGTGTTCGCGCAATCCTTTGAATGGGAAACTTTATCCTCTTCGCTTGGCTCTTCCACCAAACAATGCTAGTGTCCATGTAGTTTTAGTCTCTTCCACTTCTACAG TGGCTAGTGAATTTGATTGA
- the LOC141661801 gene encoding uncharacterized protein LOC141661801 isoform X2, translating into MEFFNQAKAVKLRSHLDKFLTANPDEETVRQSRNGLSHKACWTVELVEGKSHVIRLKSCFGWYLTASDEPFLLGMTGKKVVQADTREASEEWEPIKEGNSHVKLRSKDGGMYLRANGGTPPWRNSITHDFPYTNATQSWVLWEVEAIDVSEFSESDHSFNSLDSNEPYADAHSHSDSPHQNGMEYFEKAKTVRLRNHHGKYLVADDDKSSVRQSRNVLSEKASWTVEFVSEKRNKIRLKSCHGLYLTAIDEPFLLGMTGKKVIQNLPATKLDSSIEWEPIKEGAYSKLKTNNGNFLRANWGTPPWRNSVTHDIPHRSATQDWILWEVEVLDFRAMPVEYDTRLTFSPSFSPAVHMLSPYPGPPLVLFKHEYSTIRMPSSGMEFFKKAKTVRLKSYHHKYLRADHDKENVFQHRQGSTKTALWRVEFVQGLETVVRLKSIFGLYLTATDQEKILGLTGQKVLQTMPTRLDSSVEWEPVREGSRVKLKTRYGNFLRANGGLPPWRNSITHDIPHRHNDWVLWDVDIVEIKADTPRKVESSENLDEDVTSPSIHVVSPEPSDNEDTETSPQVKSEGRMVYYTVADDEGNVDDHVDKKCFHFTGHKLKELAHQLEEETNMESVILCSRNPLNGKLYPLRLALPPNNASVHVVLVSSTSTVASEFD; encoded by the exons ATGGAATTTTTCAACCAGGCTAAAGCTGTTAAGCTCCGGAGCCACCTCGACAAGTTCCTGACCGCCAACCCTGATGAAGAAACTGTCAGGCAAAGCCGCAATGGTCTATCACACAAGGCTTGCTGGACAGTTGAGTTGGTGGAAGGCAAAAGCCACGTGATTCGTCTCAAGAGCTGCTTTGGTTGGTACCTCACCGCGTCTGACGAGCCTTTTCTGCTTGGAATGACAGGGAAGAAAGTGGTGCAGGCGGATACGAGGGAGGCATCGGAGGAGTGGGAGCCTATAAAGGAAGGTAATAGTCATGTCAAGTTAAGGAGTAAAGATGGAGGGATGTATTTGAGAGCTAATGGAGGTACACCTCCTTGGAGAAACTCTATTACTCATGATTTTCCTTATACAAATGCAACTCAGAGTTGGGTTCTGTGGGAAGTTGAAGCCATCGATGTATCTGAGTTTTCGGAATCTGATCATTCCTTCAACAGTTTGGACTCCAACGAACCATATGCAGATGCACATTCACATTCAGATTCTCCTCACCAG AACGGGATGGAATATTTCGAGAAAGCAAAGACAGTGAGACTTCGAAACCATCATGGCAAGTATCTAGTAGCGGATGATGACAAATCAAGTGTTCGTCAGAGCCGCAATGTTTTATCAGAAAAAGCAAGCTGGACAGTTGAGTTCGTGTCTGAAAAACGAAACAAGATCCGTTTAAAGAGCTGTCACGGATTGTACCTTACAGCCATCGATGAACCGTTCCTTCTTGGCATGACTGGAAAGAAGGTGATACAGAATCTTCCAGCCACAAAACTGGACAGTTCCATTGAATGGGAGCCTATAAAAGAAGGAGCATACTCGAAACTTAAAACGAACAATGGGAACTTTTTGAGGGCTAATTGGGGTACACCCCCATGGAGAAACTCTGTAACACATGACATTCCACATAGAAGTGCAACACAAGATTGGATTTTATGGGAAGTTGAGGTACTAGATTTCAGAGCAATGCCTGTCGAATACGATACTCGACTTACATTTTCCCCGAGCTTCTCTCCTGCTGTTCACATGCTTTCTCCTTATCCCGGTCCGCCTCTGGTCCTCTTCAAACATGAGTACTCCACCATCAGAATGCCG AGCAGTGGAATGGAGTTTTTCAAGAAAGCAAAGACGGTTCGCCTTAAAAGCTACCATCACAAATACCTACGAGCCGATCATGACAAAGAAAATGTGTTCCAACATCGTCAAGGATCGACCAAAACTGCATTATGGAGAGTTGAGTTTGTTCAAGGCCTTGAAACCGTGGTTCGTTTGAAAAGTATTTTTGGTCTATATCTAACTGCCACGGATCAAGAAAAGATCCTGGGTCTTACGGGCCAGAAAGTCCTTCAAACTATGCCTACAAGATTGGATTCTTCCGTAGAATGGGAGCCTGTCAGAGAAGGTTCAAGAGTTAAGCTTAAAACAAGGTATGGTAATTTTCTGAGAGCAAATGGTGGATTGCCTCCTTGGAGAAACTCTATTACACATGACATTCCACATAGGCATAATGATTGGGTTCTTTGGGATGTTGACATTGTTGAGATAAAGGCTGATACTCCTAGAAAGGTCGAAAGCTCTGAAAATCTGGATGAGGATGTAACCTCTCCTTCCATTCATGTCGTATCTCCTGAACCATCCGATAATGAG GACACAGAAACCAGTCCACAGGTGAAATCAGAGGGGAGGATGGTTTATTATACTGTGGCGGATGATGAGGGGAATGTTGATGATCATGTTGACAAGAAATGTTTTCACTTCACAGGGCATAAACTGAAAGAATTGGCTCATCAGTTGGAGGAAGAAACAAATATGGAGAGTGTCATTTTGTGTTCGCGCAATCCTTTGAATGGGAAACTTTATCCTCTTCGCTTGGCTCTTCCACCAAACAATGCTAGTGTCCATGTAGTTTTAGTCTCTTCCACTTCTACAG TGGCTAGTGAATTTGATTGA